In Numenius arquata chromosome 1, bNumArq3.hap1.1, whole genome shotgun sequence, the DNA window ATTGTCCCAATACATTTTAACTGGGGGGAAGATGCTGAATATCAAGTTCTATGCGGGTCACAGTCTTCAAATGGAAATCAGACTGATCTTCATAGCAGAGCTAACTGAGCAACAGCAAGCTTAACAATCCTGAAAATGCAATCTCTTAAGTATTTCATGAACAAAGAAAATGAGGTGTTAATTTGTGGCCATGGTCTACATGCCACTAAGTCGGATGGTCAAGAATTGCAATTGTCTCTGTTTAGTCTTTAATGTTGACTctcctttatttcttctccagGGTATGGCTGTCTTCAAGAAGTCTGGTTCTGTTTCAGACATCACACACAAAGCTGTGAGCTTTACAGatcttatttttcttgtataGGCACTACATCAATGAAAACGTAAAGCttccttttgggttgttttcatcTCCCTCCTATAAATCTGTATTCCTGTGTACTTGATTATTTTCAGTACATCTTTCAAATACTCTTAAATGTTTTAATAAGATGAAGTTTAAATGCACATGCACAAACAGCATTATTTCACCTTCATTAACACAGTACACCAAACAGAAGCATCTCTTACACCTTTCTCAAGTATCAGCTGCAGATGAGAGCCCACTTGAGGGGCAGGCCAGAGTTAAGTGTGATGACtcacagaaaatgagagaggAGAGAGCACCCAGTTTTCACCTTGGAAAAGTCAAGGCTCACTCATACAAAAGCAGTAAGACCTTCCCTTGCTCTGAGTGAGACAAATACAAAGGAAGCGAAAACAGAGCAGGAACATTCCAAATGCCATTATTACCCACAGATCTCAGATGAGACCACTTCAAGATCACTTTCTTCTATCTCACAAATTAAATTTAATCCATCTTGCACAAACTTGTTATTAGCATTCACACTGCAGCATTATGTGATTCTTCACCTTAactacttaacttttttttcattttcccttttagtCATTGGAATAAAAGAGTAATTGAGCCACTAGCTCAgttacaaaataataaagaaacaaacaagaaagtaGACAAAGCAGTCTTCTTCAGATAttataatttaacaaaaaaatcaggcaagttAGTATACCAGAGAATTAGAGCTTCAAGGAAGTTAAATGCAACTATTGTACCTGTCTTGCAGCTAAGTAAACtctaaaaaagtaaaacagaaggaaattttgGCTTCTAGGAAGCCACTAAATGGTAAAACATTTAGTCAATTCAGACCTGCCCGCCTCCTACTGTGTTAGATACACCAAATCTGTTGGCCCAGGAACACAAGACATGACCGTGGTCAGACTGTTTGTACGATCAAAACTCATCTCTTTCCCCATATGACATGACCATATGAATACCTTCAAACTGCTATAACACTAAGAAAACAGTTCTGTGCTTGAGACACTTGTTACTGCTTCTAAAATACTCAATAATAATTGTAGGTCAGCAAGCTTCTACTTATGAGCAGAGTAAGGCTTATTAAGATGAGGTTTCAGGACACTTTCTGTTCAGCCTGAAACACCATAAACAAGCTGGTGCTCATAAGCCTGGTCGATTTAGCAAGACTCCTTCTCAGTACACTCACCATTTCCTTATGAAACGGGCAACCAAGAAATTCACCACTCCCTGCTGTAACTAGGCACCTCTGGCTCTGACCTTCGTACCCAGCCACCTACTTTAAACGAGTTGGCTGCAGACATGAGTGAAATTCACAGCCCACCTTTAAGACTTCATCCGCAAGCTGTGAAATTCATTTCATGGAGACAATCCATGGATCTTGGCCCCCCACCATAAAGTGGATACCATAGACACAAGCATGAGATCTGGTCACATCTGTCATTGTCAGTAAATACCAAGACTGATTGATTTACTTGACTAGCAAACGTTTGAAGCAAGAGATCAGTAACTGCTTAAGCTAGACTGAAACTTAAGGCTCCCCTCCCTTAAAGGTTATTTATTTTGAGACAAGTGAATTAGTCATGACCACTACCTCCATTTTTGAGGAATACAAGCGTTTGCATTACTAGTAGGAGTCACCAGCCTGGACGGGGGAAGAAAGTCTTGCACACAGAAGTGAAACCCCTGAAGCCAAGAGCCTCATGACACGCACACTGGTATAAtcaggttttaaaattaaaaaggcttGTTAGCTGGTATTTAGTACTTCTGCTAAATTGCACATTAATGTCAAGTGTTAAGCATATTCTTGCTTGGAAACACATCAGGCCCTGCACAGATTACTCTGAGGAAGCAGTAGGCACTGAAGATTTTAAACTCTTACAGCAAGAGAATGCCCCAGAACTTACCTTGCCTTTTAGATAAGTTGAATAGTTCTCTACATGTTGACCAATATgaccaactatttttttttccccaactcctTTGTACAGCAGTTGCATTGAGGATACTCAAGGtagtgttttgtttgttctttaagAACACTAACAAATAACTGGGGGGCATAAGACAGTGCCCCAGGATAAGACAGTTAATAGTTAGCCCTGTCCCATCACCCCCTCCTTCCTGCCAAGGGTGATGTTTCTCTGGACTGCATAGCACACATGTTCAGCAGTGCTCTAGTGGCAGGAGAGGTTCTCTCAGACAGTTATGCCATAAGACTACTCAATACCACAAGTATGACACAGCAACCATCTCATTCAACTCCACTGTTCTAGCACCTCACACACCCCAGCTTCTTCCTAATAGCTGTCAGCATTGCTCTCTACTGCAGTCTGTCCACCAGTGTTCCTAAGGCTCTGCCAGCCACCATCTCCCATTCTTCGAACTCCCTGCAGAAGAATCCTCCTTATTCACCTCAATAAAGGCAAGTTTGACTTGCACCTCAACATTGAGGTCTTCAACACACATGTTCAGAGCTCATAGACTGCTTGCATCTGGATGATTTTGCTGTGATACGGTAAACAAGTTCTAGAAAATAGGGTCTGTTCATGGCTGCATGATCTTGTCTCatagaagaggaagaaacagataACTGCAGCAAGTCACCCATGTCTATAGGGATGTCAGGTTGTGTTGGTTCAAGCCACGCTTTAGCCACTGCAGCTACCTTAAAAGCCCTGCTCACAATTTTGTAGAAAGCCACAACCTTTTTCACTCACTGTTAAAACATTAACAGGAGTCAGAAGATTCACAAAGGAACAGTGTAATAAGACATTTATTAAAAGTGCTGTCAGTTTTATTAAGAGCTATAGTCTAATATCCTTTTTTGAAAAGGcatgtagtttaaaaaaatactagctTAAAACCAGTCTGATCACTGTGGTTACAGACACATGACCTGCAGTGCTCTATGAAATATTAGACCAGCTTTGCTGATTAGGAGGAAGTTATCTCCAAGTCCAGGATCCACAGTCTCTATTGTAGAGGAAGAAGTGCTGGAGGTTCCATAAGAGACGCCTGCAGGTACCTGGAATAGAAATGCAGTCACTGAAGATATTAGTTTAACTGACAAATTAAAGATACCACCTTCTTGTGCCATAcactgaggaagaaaagaattatCCTGCAATTGCATAAGAATTTTTATCCAGTACATCTGTATACCTATGGATGAACTACTCTTTTGATCAGAAAATGTCTTCCCCTCAAGAAGCTGATAAAGGCTTCCATTTCAGGAATAGAAACTGACCACTATGAGAAGTTTTTGAGCTACAGCAGCTGTAGCCCAAGCTGCTAAACCGAGCTATCCTGTGCTTATCACCTCCAAGTTACAGAACACTGGCTTCCTGGTTACTTACTTTGAGTGCTTATACTTCTCCTTAATTGCTTGCAGTTGGCAATGGGGAGCATCAAGGCATGCTTTATGCAGATCAGTCAGGCAAGGCACTATCTCTCTTAATGAATACCCAGTGAATGCAGCAAGTGTTTCTGGCTGGTCAGAGCAGAAAAAACAGTGTTACTCTATCGTAGGCAATATTCATCTAGAAGATGCATTTTCTACAGAAGCAGGAAGCCATTTCCACTACATCAGTGCTCACTCTAGATTCTTTAGGCTTAAAAAGGATTCAAATGTATCTTGCCATCAGTTTTACTCTAGGTCTTATCTGGTGCCAGGAGATCTGACAAGGAGATCCTTCTGCTCTAAGTATGTGGCATCCATTACATCTCTTCTGGATTTTGCTCTCTGCTGAAGCCGTTCCTCCAACACATACCTGAGAGGCTTATCAAGGCCTGCATTAAAACAGCCACTCAGTGTGATCACTCCACTCAAGTGGACACATGcagctttcccctccctcccagaaAACCCagaattggttttggtttttttttttttttgcggggggcgggcaagggggggaagaggggagagtgTTAAATTTTGGAGATTAAAAACTGACAAGGCCTTAGGTACAGACTTGATGTGAGCAAGACAGCGAGGTCCCTCCCATTTCAGAGAACAGACAGGGTATTTCAGGTTGATTTAACATTCATTTATCAGGTAGTCCCATGAGCCCAGGAACAGCAACTCATTCTAGGATTTCGGCCTTTATGACAACATACTTTGAAGCTACTACTTCTGCTTCTCAGCCTAGTTCTAATGATAACATGAAATGCTTGAGCTACTCATTAACATGCAGTTGTTGTTCTTACCCAGAAAGTCCTGTTCACAGTATAGTTTGCTAGACAGTAGGCTGCTGCAGCAGTTTGTGAAGGAAGGTACTTCAGAAAAGGATCAGCTTCAAGGAGACTCAGCTCTGCAAgatactgaacaaaaaaaaaaacaaaaccaacaaacaaaaaaacccacaagtcttGCAAACAGAATGGGCCTAGCTGGTACAGTCAGTCCAATACAGTAAGCACTGAAAATTGTCAGTGGTCTTGGTTGCATGTAAAAAACACGCGTTACATGTCTGGTGGGTAGAAATAGCATTCTAGTCCTGTTGATCTTACAGGACAACCTTTAGCATTTTTTCAGTGGTGACAGGAAGACCAAACAATCTACACTGCAATCTGAAGTTCTGGCCAACATCAGCTCTGGTGTTATATTACAGATAGAAACTTAGAAAATTCatgttttgtaaaaatgaaagacaatttTCCCATCCTCCAAGGCTCTTGTTCATATAGGTGGACCTCACTTGCAGATCAGGGATAAGTGGACAGCTTTAAGAACCAGAATTTGGGCTCCACTGGAGTAGAGTCACTCTACAGTCCTACACCCTTTGCAGATAAGAAGCAGGTCATATGTTTTACTATAAGCTTGAGTTACCCTGTTTCTAAGCAGGGCTGCCTATGCAGTTACACAGGCATTTGCTGTGTTATTGTGTAGTAAATATCTAATACCACCAGACCCAGGGCAGACTTGCTATGCCctcaccactgaaaaaaacaaccGGACTCCTACCACCTAGCTGCCTAAGTCAGTGCAGGCTGACTAGACCAGACAGGTAGATCAAAGGATTCTACGAGACATTTATCCAGAAGTCTCAGTACAGAAACATCCAGTTTTAGGCCTATTGCAGTTCCAGGTAAgacttggcttaaaaaaaaaaaaaaaaagagtatcttcTGATAGAGCATAGTATAGTAGCAGAACCTCTCTGTTCAGGTAACTTAGTGAAATAGAAGTGGTTCTGCTTCTATGATCACTTCTCCCCCTCAGTCCTAAAAGGAGGATAATTCATACCCTTGCAAAGTTCTCTGTCCTCATACAGACTCCATGCCTCTGAATATACTGAAGGAGGAACTGGTTGATGGTTGGGGCTGTTAGGTCAAAAGCCAGCACTTTGAGAAGCAGGTGTTCCATTCTTAGCAGCTGCCTCTTTGTGTAGGTATCATCTGTTATATACACAAATTCATCCACTCCTGGTGGGTAGATCTCTTCATATTTCCTGAAAAAGGAGTACAGAAGCCACATTTGTCATCTTAAAGTTACAGTAAAAGAAAGCCTTCTGTTGGACCATATCAGGATGAACATATGACATTAAGACTTGTCTAGAGCTCTTATTTTAGTCCTTCCTCCAGGATAGGCAAAAATTTAGTTTCAAATTTAGGCAAAGATTTTGAGAGGAACTCCAAGTCATCAGTCTAGACAGAAACACGCTCACATAGTTCTCTACTAATAGCAAGCTCTCAGAGAGAAAGTCTCAGTAACATAATGCACTCCAGACAAAAACCCATGCACTCCTAGGCTATGCTGGGTACCCTTTCAACTTTAACCTTGAACTGCTTTATTACAGATTGCAAGCATGCATCTACAACAGCCTTATAGGCTAGCAGCCTAACACAGCAGTGTTTTTGCTCCTGCTGTTATGGTTTTCCCACTGCAGTTCCTCGTATCACAAACATTAAGTGTTTAATTATGCTAGTGCCAAAGTAGGCAAAGTTGCTAATCCTGAGGTATCATGGAAAGCTACCTTCAGTCCTTCAAATTAAGCTAAAAGATTCTGTCCAAAAATAAGTTTTATCTCACTGATATTTCAGGAAGTGATAAACACTTACGCAGCCAGAAGAATTGCTGCTGTTCCTACAAGCTGCAGCTTCCCTCTGAGAACAGACATGCAGGAAAGAAACCTGTCCAGGAAGTTCACTGCCAAGTACAAAGTCTCCGTCCGAAGTTTATATTCTTCCCCAACTTCCACCAGCCAGTCTACTAAGATGGCACGCATTCCCGTTGTGATATCTGGTTGCTTCCTCATGTAGTTGGGCTTGGGCCTGAATCTTACCTGTTTGGAGAGAGAGCTGAAGAATCAGGACACTCACCCTGAAGAGAGCCATTGATGGCTGAGCTGGTTAACATTCTTTATACTTATAGTGAAAAGAGCATGAGTTGTTCCACTATTAATAACTCATTACTCCTAACCAAAATTATAGTGCTTGTAGTATTAATTAGCAGCTAGTAGCATCTCTAGAAAGTAGTATTTCTACACTGAGGAGATAGAAGCTACTGTGTTAGTAGCAGAATAGTAAAAGACCTCCTGGACTATAAACAGCTTCTGCTATCAAGCACATATGAGCCATTCAGAGGCACCTGAAAATAACTTTGAACAAATCACACTTCTTCCCCTCTTCCTGTTGGGAGACTGCACTTTACTTCTGATACAGAAAAGTAGGAAAAACTACCACTGTAGGAAGAGAGCTGTCAGGGAGATCACATCCAACTGATTTAGTACTTTTGCAGCATTCAACTCCCATCTGCAAGAGTTCTTCATTCCTAGGAGTCAAGAGATGCTCCAACAGTGGGGTACTTCTGGGATGCAGAGTAATCCTGAAAGATCTTATTACTGTCTAGGAGCTGCTCATGAGTCTACCTTCAGAGATGCCTTTTACTGCTTACTTTGTAACTCAATGGCAGCCTCAAGTTATCCTGGGGCAGCCATAGATCTTTGCAGTGTTGCAGCCCATCACAGAGACCACAAACATCTATGAGCTTGTTACAAGCCACTCACTTCAGCCTCTCGGAGGTACTGATGAATGTCTTCTGCATACTCTCCCACAGTCAAAGTTATGGGATCTCCCATGTGATCCTCAGGCTGGGACTGGAAGGATGTGTCTACTACCATTGGAGATCCTAACAGGTAAGAGGAACCAGCAAGACATTTTAGTAATTAGCCCCTTCTCCTGCTTTTTCTAGCACAGAAGTGCTGTACCTCACATAGACACAAACCAGGTTATGTTGAAGTGTTATTTATAGTAACATAAGCTACTTGCTAGCTTACCAGCATCATAACTCATAACCACCCTACGTGTACTTGTGCTGTAGATACCACCTCCATAGTAACAGGCGTTACCTGTACTCAGATCCAGCAGTAGGTGAATACTGGATTTCATCGCACTAGTATCCAGTTCACACAGGCTTGATTCCAGCTCTTCAGCCACCTGGcagctgtggttttctttttctggttcaTCTACGTAGATAGAAAATCCTTGCTTTGGTGCAGCATTGACCATGCGGTTGGGTAATTCATCTTTTCCAGATGAAGGGATGGTGTTTTCAGAGCCAGGGAAGCGTCTGATAACAGCAGCACCCTGAAACAGAGCACACAGCAATGCTGTGGGAGGGCGACTCGGGAAGAAAACAACAGTATCACTtggtttagaaaataaaatcactttcccTGCCTCACAGACACCAATAACATAAGAGTTAACTGGAAAAACCACCCGCTACAACTGGTGCTTCAGAAGTACTGCTTGTTGCTGTCTTGCTGCAACAGACTCCTCACAGAAAAAGTGAGGTGTAGTCACAGTCGGGAACCAGGGGAGTAGCCTCATCTCCAGTGCCCACCCCCAAGGAGAATGAGGCGAGGGTGCTGCTCGGTTCTGAGGGGGCTGGCAAGTGCCGGGTATGCTCCGAATTCAGTTCCGGCAAGGAGCTGCTGCTTTAAAGTCCAGCAAGTTAAAGCAACAAAAAGGCTTAGGAAGGATTTCACTGGCAAGAATATGGATTTTATGCTGAGTTACAAGCCAAATTTTGAACTTTTCAGCTCAAGCACCACAACATGTGACCAGGATACAATCCTTCACATCATCTACTATCAGTGAGCCACCAACTGGGTTAGGGGCTTCACAAAGTCACAACTGAAAGAAGCTTGTTCACACAGGACACCTGCTATTTTAGGTCCTTTAAATCGCATTAACACTTTCCCTGCCACACCAGCAGACCCCAGGAGGCCTCAAGGAACACAAAAATGCAGACAGACACCCTGCTGTGAACTTCAGCTTCTTGAAGGCTCTGGCATCCTCAAGGAAGCACGGCTGGCCACATGGCAGTGGGACTTTGGGGTAAGCATCAGTGAACAGACTCTTCTTATACCCTCTAAAAGTCTATGGGGTGGTAAGTGCCCAAATAGCCTCACCGCATCTCCCTCCCTTCCAGGGGGGATTATCTGTTCAAAGCATTGCCGGGGGGGGAGTGCCAGTAGATGAGGACTAAGAAGCTACTAGCAGGGTTTCTCGGGAAACTCACGCTCCTTCACCGGAGCCCGATTCCGCTCCTCACCCCGCCGCCCCCAGGCCTTTACCTGCAGCCTCGGGAGAAGGTGCGTGCCCCGCTCACGCCCGCGCCAGGCGGCCGGCCCCGGCTCCCAGCCCGGGGCAGGGAACTCCCCTCGGCCCGCGGGGAGGGCGACGGGCCGGGGGCTTTCTCGGGGAGCCCGGCAGGTGGTCGCAGCCCTTCGGCGGGGAGAGGAGACGCGGCGGCCGCCGCACCGCtgccggggcggccgggcgggcagCAGCGAGGGAGGCTGCTGCCGCCGGCGGGGCTCACCTGGCCGCCGGGCCGCTGCTGCCCGTTCTCCGCCAGCACCCCCAGCACGGCCCGGCCGCTGCTgctgcggggggcggcggggcacagctcccgccgccccgcccggctcTTCTCGCTGACGCGGCGCATCGCCCCGACAGTGGTACCtttcggagaaaaaaaaaaaaaacacaaaacaaaacaacaacagaacacCACAAAGTAAAGCTGGGGggagaaaaacaaccccaaaacaaccgaGCCACCGCAAATGCTTGGTTACGCCTCAGGGAATCCCCTCCCGCCCCGCAGGAAGGCAGGCTGGCGGTCTGCCACGCTGCCGGGGAGCCCGCACCGCGCTGCCCGACCCCGCTCGCCACCGGCCCCCGAAGGACGCTGCGCCACGCACCGCCGCGgaggctgcccgcccgcccgccctctcTATATAGGCGGCGGCCGATGGAGGCGGTGGCTGTTGGCCGCGGCCAGTTGGAAGCCCGGGCCGCAacccccggcgccgccgccctgGCAACCCAAGCGGCGGCGGGGTCGTCATGGAGACCCCGGCGGGGGCCGCCCGCCGCGGGCCCGGCCGCGCTGCCCCGCTCAGGCCACGCACCGCCCCGCGCTGCGCCCGCGGAGCGGCCGCGGGCACCGGTGGCTGCCCGAGggccgcggcccccgccgccgccccgcgcctcGCACTGCCCGCTGCTTCTGAACATCCAGAATGTAAGAGAAGGATGTACAAGTGACAGCTTTACGGGgccagttgaggttggaagaatTTGACTGCCCTCTTtgataatggaaaataaaaaaaaaaaagaaaaagaaaaaggagattttaaTTGATTTAAGTGTGGCTTTGACTCCCGTGGCACTTTGATAAAGTCTAAGCCAGGGGACAACTGCAGAAGTGATTGCACAGTTGGTACACAAGAGCAGTTGTCAACTGTCAATGATGGAAATGCAGAGCTTTGTGAGGAATTAAGCAGCAGTTCATCCAGTGGCACCAAAGATTTTCACCAGAGATGTGGGTAATGACACAGACAGCACGCTTACTAAATTTGTTGGTGCTGGGAAGacctgtggctgtgctggggaggaagattAGATCCCAGAAATTATCTTGACAAACTGCAAAAATGTTCTGGAAAAGTGACAAGCACAAGTGCAAAGTCAGAGAGAGCTATCGGCTGCAGAAACGCAGGATGGGGAACAGCCAGGTAGGTAGCAGCTCCATGAAGAATAACCAGGAGGTTATACTGAACCTCAGGTTGAGCATGAGTCACCATACTCATGGCTGTCCTAGCGTGAGCGAACTGGAATATAGCTTGTGTGGCACTTGATCCCTCTGAAAGTCCATAGTGAAGACAAAAGAGCAAGCAGTATGAAAGCCTAGAGCTGAGTGTGACATTTAGGTTAGATGTGAGGATTGTGATGCTCCAGAAGAGGCAGGATTGGAAATTGGGGGATATCCCTTTTTGCAGATCTGTAAGAGCAAGTTAAAGAAACTACTGTCAAAAATGTCTCTGTCTTGGGCATTTGTGGTACTTCGTGAGATACTCTCCGATGTGACTGAAATATAGAAGCTATGATCCAAAATTTGGATACATCTTATGCCAGATTCGGTTTTGCAATTCTTGTCATCCAGGCTGTAttgtctgcattttttctttccacttctctTACGTTTATTTTTTAATCgacttcccctcctctccccgcccccaAATTAATTTACTCTAGGAGGCAAGTGGTGTATCTCAAGGTGAAAAATGTTACCTGTGTTTGATCTGTTGGCCATGTAACACTACTTTTCCTTTTCAACGGGAGGATCTCCATGTGCTTGCAGCAGCAAGGTCGTAAGCAGGTAGTTATCATAGTGGAGCTGTCACAGCTACAGGTGTGGGCACATGCAGGTCAGGGGGACAGAAGTTTACGCTGTACTTCtgtgttcttctctttctttcatgtCACCTCTAAACCCCAGGTTTGCACAAGGAAGACTTCACTTGGGGAcacttctttaaacattttcatgcgaagtttttatttctggaaaaaatcagTCTAGCTGCCAGCCTTTGAATTTAGGTATCAGCTTAAGTggaactttaaatattttttatcccATTCTTTTGATGAGATTAtcaaaaaaatgttgaaaaaatccTGTGCTATGATATTTATACAATCTACACCAGTCTAAGAAAGGTCAGTGTTAATCAAAACCATTTCTAAATGCGTGAATATTCCacactttaatgaaaaatttccattgtagtaacatttttaaacagcttttgaaatttttgtGGTTTAtgcgtgaaaaaaaaaagctcagtctCACATTTTTAGCaacataagaagaaaaaatgggatttttttccatcaaagcaaaaatttttgttctttagaTTACAATTTAGCAATGCTTTTCTAATTCAGGAGTACCAGGACTCTGATTTCAGTCTCTGATTTCAGTCTTTCAGAAGAATGGAAGTTGTATATTCAAGAGTAAAatgctaaaatataaaaaaaccaagggaatgtatatatatatttttataaaaaatatagaATAATTAGGAAACTCATTCTCTCAGGACATCAATGTGATGATGGTTCTAGGGCTTAGATCCCTGAAGACATTTATGTCCCTGCTGCCCTGGTTGCATTCAGCATGGTCTGGCCTGCCATGGACACGGGTGGCTCTGCTCCCAGCCactcactgctgctgccacccttCTGCTGGCACAAGGTTTTGTGCGGTTGTGAGACAAGCCAAGGACCTATTCCACCCGAAAAGTAACACAGCCACAACAATGGGTCAGTTCTCTGAGCTCCATGAACAGCAAGTCCAGCCCAAAAGAAATGATGAGGCTGAGGTACCAGCATCAGGAAGGCAGGGAGGGTGGTGCCATCCCTTGTCTTTATACACCTAGTACTCCATGCCTGAATAACTTTAAGTGctgttttttcataatttttcataatttttaaaatgttatgctaTTCTTTTTCAACACTGAAAATCAGCTGTTCTTTCAAGGGATCTTGTTTTGGCAGTGCCagagctgttctttttcttttcagtaaaaacatCTGGGTATGATACTGAAATAGATGAAACATTATGCAAGTACATATTTTCAAATAGGTAAATGCTGTTTGTGAAAACTGTCTGTCgcttataaaaataaacttaCCTCTGCCCAAATGTATTTCCCTTAACTGCTCAGTCTCTCCATATGGTATTTAGCACAAGAAATGTCAGAATTGGTAGTTACATGTTTAACAGATAACTCACATTCATACAAAGATCACGTGTCACTCCCATGACATGGATGGAAGTTATTTACTAAATTCATCTTCGGTCAGTGAATGTCCTTTATATCCAAATGCCTACCACATCCGTGTACCATATGGACATAACTGAAGAACCTCAGCTACTCAACAGATGACTTATTCCTATTTTTATATATGAGCAGAATATGGATATCCTCCGTAGTCATACAGTACATTAATGTAACTGAAACGCCTCTCAAATAGCTTTTAATGAGGTTATCTAAGCTCCAGTTTCTCAGGAACTCTTTGAAACAGCCCAACATGGATTAGTACCTGAGGGAGGCCAGTGAGCTTTGCCAGCCACTACTTAATTGTAACAGCAGATCAAATAAAGCTTTGGGCCATTAATCATTTACTTCTGAGCTTCCCTGCGTGTGCTTGAGAGGAAACTGAAGCCTTCCAGAGTGGACCCCTTAGGGCTTCTTGCAGTAATTACTGCCTTCTGATTTCTAGGAAGACAGAGAAGTCAAGAGCAATTCCTGACTTGGCGAGGATGCTTCCTCTGTGGCTCTGGAGAAGACAGTATTAAAGGGATGGTTAGGACTCATCTCTATCTCGTGAATCTTTCCTAGCTCcttagctttttctcctttttgcagTTTCTTATTTGAATGTTGAAATTTCTGGATTTGGGACCTTTTTCAATTAAAGGGACTTCCCTTCTGCCATGCCATGGGAGCAGGGATGGGCTCCGGCTTTCCTCTCTGAGGACCACTGTTAAGTCCCAACTTCTACACAGCAAGCTCCGTCCAGGCTTCACTTCACGATCCCTGGCATGGGGTGTGACTGTGGATGACCTCCAGTTCTGCCCCAGTGGACGACCTCCCAGAAGTGCCACAGAAGGCAGGGTTTCTTTAGAGACTGAAgagctggattttatttttaaatttcctttataTATCAACCTTTTTGCAAgatttgaatttcactgaatttcactgaattttttttttagatttggaagggaccatatagatcatctagtccaactcccctgctgaagcaggattgcttagagaatgctactcaggactgcatccaggcgggtcttgaaaatctccaaagaaggggactccacaacctccctgggcagcctgttccagggctctgtcaccctcaccgtgaagaaattcttcctcatatttgagtggaacctcctatgttc includes these proteins:
- the CCNA1 gene encoding cyclin-A1: MRRVSEKSRAGRRELCPAAPRSSSGRAVLGVLAENGQQRPGGQGAAVIRRFPGSENTIPSSGKDELPNRMVNAAPKQGFSIYVDEPEKENHSCQVAEELESSLCELDTSAMKSSIHLLLDLSTGSPMVVDTSFQSQPEDHMGDPITLTVGEYAEDIHQYLREAEVRFRPKPNYMRKQPDITTGMRAILVDWLVEVGEEYKLRTETLYLAVNFLDRFLSCMSVLRGKLQLVGTAAILLAAKYEEIYPPGVDEFVYITDDTYTKRQLLRMEHLLLKVLAFDLTAPTINQFLLQYIQRHGVCMRTENFARYLAELSLLEADPFLKYLPSQTAAAAYCLANYTVNRTFWPETLAAFTGYSLREIVPCLTDLHKACLDAPHCQLQAIKEKYKHSKYLQASLMEPPALLPLQ